A stretch of DNA from Fodinicurvata sediminis DSM 21159:
GTCCCCTGGGCCCTAGAACGCACGCGGTGGTGCTGTGCGCCAGGATCTAAGGCCGGGGCGTAACGGGCGTTGGGATGGAGAAATTCTCCATGGCCAGGTTTGCCAGTTGTTCGCGGCGCGTGATCCCGCATTTCTGGAGCACTGCCTCGCAGTGCCTGCGCGCCGTGTTGTTTCGGATGCCTAGCATTTCGGCGATTGAAGAGGTCGAATGTCCGCCAAGAACCAGGGCACAGACTTCCTGCTGCCTCTGGGTCAGGCCGAAATTTCTGGCGAGAAGCAAGGCCATCTGCTCTGGGCGTATCTTCTGGATCGAGAGGTGCGGGTCACCGCCCTGTCCGCCGAGTTCGGGCAGGGGCAATTGCAGGAGGGCCTCAGGGTCCGGTGGGTCTTCAGCGCCTATTATGCGTGCGGGCAGGGATGAATTATCGATCAGTTGCTGCAATCTTGCATGGTGCATATTCTTGCGGTCGATTGCCTGAAACCCTGCTTCGAAGGCCGGCAGCAGGAAACTAAGAAGGGTTTCTGTTCGGCCACTGATGAACCCGGGCGAGTCCGGTTCGATGAAGCCGAAGGCGAAGATGGCTTCGCCGACCGCCAGGCGGGCTGTCATGCCGATGACATGGGGCATGCCGGCAGGTGCGAAGCCGTTCCTGAAATAGGCGGTTTGCTCGATTTCCTCGCGCGGGGCCAGCGCCTGCTCATTGTAGACTCCACTGCCCAGCTGTCGCCGCCGCCGATTCAAACGATCCAGGTCGGGATCGCGGCTGCGGATGTTGCCGTCACGATCCACGCCCGCAAGGTTTTCCTGAAGGAAGGGGACGAACTGAGGGCCTGTGTTCCAGGTCACGAGCCAGGGCTGACCATCGTCGACCCATCCGGCAAAGGCGGTATCTGCGCCGACCAGCTCGGCAATCTCGCCAAGCATGTCACGGACGCGATCTTCTTCAAGATCCAGCTGCAGGAAATTTCGCTGCAGCTCGACCAAGCGGCTGACCGTAGTGGGATCGATTTCCATCAAGGCTAACGCTACCGAAATGCGTAAATTAGTGCAAATGCACCATGCATACGGTGTACGGGCTGAAGTAGCCTCGACAGGCGTCCCGAGGGTGTTGGCTGCTGCCGGGATCACATGAAGGACGATGAATTCCAGGGGGGAAGTTCTATGAATAAAGGCAAACTCTGTGCAGCCCTTGCGGTCCCGTTTCTGATTGCGGCGGTGGCCGATGCAGAGGCTCAGGAGATGGAGTCGCAGACCATGCTGGTCCTCGACGGCTCCGGCAGCATGTGGGGGCAGATCGATGGGGTGGCCAAGATCGAGATTGCCCGGGATGCCATAGACAGAATGCTCAACGACTGGCCCGAAAGCCGGGGACTTGGACTGATCGCCTATGGTCACAGGGCCGAAGGGGATTGCTCGGATATCGAAACGCTTGTGCCTCCAGCAGCGTTGGACCGGACAAGTTTTGACAAGGCCATCGAGGGGGTGACGCCCTTGGGCAAGACCATGATTGGGGCCTCGGTCGAGGCCTCGGTCGAGGCCCTGTCCGGCCAGGATCTGCCTTCCTCGATCATTGTGGTGACCGATGGGCTGGAAACCTGCGGCGCCGACTTGTGCGCGCTCGGGGACAAGCTTGCCAAGGGCAACACGCAGATGACGGCGCATGTCATCGGTTTCGACGTGGAGGATGCCGAGGGGCAACTCGCCTGCCTGGCCGAAACCACCGGGGGGCGCTACCTGCCCGCCA
This window harbors:
- a CDS encoding helix-turn-helix transcriptional regulator, translating into MEIDPTTVSRLVELQRNFLQLDLEEDRVRDMLGEIAELVGADTAFAGWVDDGQPWLVTWNTGPQFVPFLQENLAGVDRDGNIRSRDPDLDRLNRRRRQLGSGVYNEQALAPREEIEQTAYFRNGFAPAGMPHVIGMTARLAVGEAIFAFGFIEPDSPGFISGRTETLLSFLLPAFEAGFQAIDRKNMHHARLQQLIDNSSLPARIIGAEDPPDPEALLQLPLPELGGQGGDPHLSIQKIRPEQMALLLARNFGLTQRQQEVCALVLGGHSTSSIAEMLGIRNNTARRHCEAVLQKCGITRREQLANLAMENFSIPTPVTPRP